AGCGCGCTCTCGCAGAACGGACACCGGACCTCGTCCGCACGGAGATGACGAGCACACGCAGGACAACCGAGAAGACGCATCGCTCGACTTTACACGGTCGCGTCCGCGCGCACACTTCCCGAGCGGCGCTGCGCGAACGCGCTAGACTGTTACGCGATCATGGTCGCCGCTCTTTCGTATGTGCGTCCCGAGTCGGGGGAGCGACGGATCGTCATCCACGGCGTCAGGTGGCGGGACTACGTCATCGCGCGTGAGGCGCTCGACGCGCCCGGCGTGCGAATGACTTATCTGAAAGGAGCGCTCGAGATCATGGCGCCATCGCCGGAGCACGAGACCGCGAAGACGACCAGCGCGCGCCTCATCGAGACCTACGCCTTCCTCGCGCGCCTCCCGCTCAACGGGTACGGCTCGACCACCTTTCGGCGAGAGGCGAAGCAGCGCGGCGCCGAGCCGGACGAGTGCTGGGTCGTCGGGCGGACGCTGGAGGCAGCGGGAGGCTTCCCGGACATCGTCTTCGAGGTGATCGAGACGACACCGCTCGTCGACAAGCTCGAGGTCTACGACGGGTTCGGCATACCGGAGGTGTGGATCTTCGAAGACGGCGCCTTCACCATCCATCGTCGCAAAGCTTCGGGCGGTTACGTCCTCGCGACGAAGAGCGCGCTGCTCCCCGAGCTCGACTTCCGCCGCATCGCGAAGCTCGCGGCGATGAAGGACCAACAGTCCGCGCTCGAGCTCCTCGAACGCGGCATGCGCGACACACGAAAGCCGAAGCGCCCGCGCCGCCGCACGTGACGGCCGCCCGCCCATGAGGGCGGCCCGCGCTGGATCGTGCGCCACCCCTGACGGGGCACGGTTGTGCCGGCTCGAAGTGGCACAGTGGCTCAACTCCGAAATGCCTAGAAATAGGCATTTCGTGATGGACCAGCTCTTGAAGTAGACCGGACCATGTTCCGCTCCTCTTCGCTCCTCCTCTCGGTCCTCGGTCTCACGCTCGCCGCCTCCACCTTCGCTTGCAGCGGCAGCTCGGAGGGCGCCGGCCTCGACACGTCGAAGCTCGCCGTCCAGAAGAAGAAGGACGGGAAGCCGACCGGCGACGGCAAGACCTGCAGCTGGGGCAACGACGCGCCCGTCGTGCCGGCGGACCCGCCGAACACGGTGTCCCCGAGCCCCGGCGGCGGCGGCTCGAGCGGCGGATGCGCCACCGACGAGGACGGCAACTACCGCTGCTGGTCGTACGACGCCGACGGCGAGCCCACGCCGATCCCCTCCGGCTCGAGCACCTCGAGCGGTTGGTCGAGCAGCGGCGGCTCGAGCACCTCGAGCGGCGGCTCGAGCGGCGGCGGCTCGAGCACCTCGAGCGGTTGGTCGAGCAGCGGCGGCGGCTCGACCACGTCGAGCAGCGGCTCGAACGGCGGCGGCTCGAGCGGTTGGTCGAGCAGCGGCGGCTCGAGCGGCGGATGCGCCACCGACGAGCAGGGCAACTACCGCTGCTGGTCCTACCCGTCCGATCCGCCGCCCGCGCCGGAGCCGCGCCCGACGCCCGCGCCCTCGCCGACCTACCAGCTCGGCGACTGGTTCCCCTCGATCGACGGCTGCAATCGCTGCACGTGCACGGACATCGGCATCATGTGCACCGTGAAGACCTGCGAGGCGCCCGTGGAGCCGCCGCCGCCGAGCAAGGGCTGCGAGCACGACGGCAAGTGGTACTCGGCCGGCGACTCCGTCCCGCTCGACCGCTGCAACACCTGCACGTGCGGCGCCGACGGCTACATCGCGTGCACGGAAATGGCCTGCGCCGACCCGCCGTCGCGCTGAGCAGCGCTCCTCGGAAGCCAGCGCCGCTCAGAAGCGAGCGGCGCTCAGAAGCGGCCCGCCTGGAAGTCGCGAATCGCTTGCTCGATCTCCTCCGGCGTCGTCATCACGAACGGGCCGTACTGCACGACCGGCTCGCCGATCGGCTTGCCCGCGACGACGAGCACGCGTGCGTCCGACTTCGCGGTGAGGCGCACGCCCGCGGTCCCCTTCCCCTCCGCGAGGACGCCGAGCTCGCCGCGGGCGAGCGACCGGTTGCCGATCGCGACGTCACCCGCGAACGGGTACACGAAGCCCTCGTGCCCCGCCGGGACCGGGATCTCCGCCGTCGCGCCGGCGGGGATCTCGACGTCGAAGTAGACCGGCTCGGTGTCGCGACCCGCGATCGGGCCGATGACGCCGCCCACGGTGCCCGCGAGCGCGCGCACCACGACGCCGCCGCCAAGCGGCACGTGCGGGATCTCCTCCGCCTGCACGTCGCGATAGGTCGCCGCGCTCATCTTGTCTTTCTTGGGGAGGTTCAGCCAGAGCTGGAAGCCGTGCACGAGGCCCTCCTCCTGCTCGGGCATCTCCGAGTGGACGATGCCGCGGCCCGCCGTCATCCACTGCGCGCCGCCGGCGGCGAGGATGCCTTCGTGGCCCTTGTTGTCGCGATGACGGAAGCGCCCCGCGATCATGTACGTGACCGTCTCGAAGCCGCGATGCGGGTGATCGGGGAAGCCCGCGAGGTAGTCCTGCGGCTCGTCGGAGCGGAACTCGTCGAGCATCAGGAACGGATCGAGGCGCCGCAGGAGCGCGTTGCCGATCACGCGCGTGAGCTTCACCCCCGCGCCGTCGCTCGTCGCCATGCCGCGGAGGCTCTTGCCGATGCCGCGATCGAAGCCGTTCGTCGTCGTTGCTGTCGTGCTGTTGACCATGATGGCCTTCCTTCCGAGACCCTTACCGTAAGACGCCGGTGCTCCGACGACAGGCCGGGGAGCCGCGACTCATCGTTGCTCCAGCACGAACAATCGACGCGACGGCGAATACGCGATTAGGCAGACGCTATCGGGCAATGACCCAAGCTCGTAATCGTGCCGCGCTGCGAGAGGAGCGCCGGCCGTGAGCCGACTGCCGACTGCCGACTGCCGGAAAAGTGCTTACGCCTGACCGTAAACACGAACACATTTCGCTCGCGATTGTTTGACTGTCGACGCGCGGAGGGCGCGTCGGCCGCCGCGCACGAGATTGACGCGCCTCATGCCCCGAGATTTATCGTGACGATGAAGTCGGGATTGGAGGTCTAGTGCACTCGAAGCAAGATCGAATCGTCGAGGTGTCGGGGCGTTCGGCCGAGCGCGTGAAGAGAGCTTGCAGGCGCCTATCGGCTCTCGGTCTGGTCGCGCTCCTGGGAGGAGCGATGTCCGCGACCGCGTGCTCGGACGACGAGACGAAGAACGAGGCGCCCCCGGCGGCGGTCGGGACGACGTATCGCGGCGTCCTCGTCGGCGCCGACGACTTCGGGACGATCGACCTCACCCTCGCGCCGAAGGCGCCGGGAGACGTGGGCAAATCGTCGATCAAGCCGCGCAACATCATCGAGCAGTACACGGTGACGGGGACGATTCGTCTGAACACGCGCGCGGGCGCGCTCACCATCCAAGGGACGTTCGACACGATCAACGGGACCATCACCGCGACGGGCACGACCGACGTCGGGATATCGTTCGACGGAGCCTACAAAGATCGCACCTTCGAGGGGACGGCGACCATCGGCGGGCAGACGTACCAAGGGACGTTGCGGGACTTCGGCGTCGGGCCCATCGATCGCCTCTGCGGGCAAGTGGCCGGCGGCCTCGCGCAAGGAAACGCGGTCCTCCTCGCGCAGCGCGGCGGCGAGAAGCTCGCCGTCTTCGCGTTCGCCGGAAACGGCGGGAGCGGGGTCGTGAACGCGGTCGCGAGCGGATCGCACGACGACGCGACGTTCTCGGCCAGCGCCTCGAACGGGATCACCGCGACGGGGAGCCTGACACGCGCCGGCGACGAGTTCGCCTCGGCCACCGGCGAAGTGAGGAACGCGGCGGGGGCCGCTTCGACCTTCCAGGTCTCGGCGAGCGCGTGTCCGACCGAAGCCTCCACCACGACGCCGGAAGGCGGGACCGATCCCGACTCCGGCACGCTCCCCGAAGCGGGGCCGGAGCCGGTGCCGAACGACGCGGGCGGCGGCGACGGAGGCACCGGGTGCCTCGGCCTCCAGAGCCCGTCCTCGTTCGTGACCGACGAGCGCGCCAACGGCGCGGTCCCCGATCCGCCGTCGGGTGGAGAGACCGTCGTCGACGGGACGTACGTCATGACGGCGCGCACGATCTCGCCGCAGAAGCCCGGCGGTCCCCAGACCGTGGCCAGCGTCCTTCGCATCGGCACGAACGCGGCCGGCCGCACCTACTCGAAGATCACGACCGTTCAGAACGGCGCGACGAGGAAGGAGAGCGGAACGATCACGTTCTCTTCCGGCATGTACCAGGCGAACGCGGACTGCACCGACGGGTTCGACGGAGACTTCGGCGGCTCGAGCGGGCGCTACTCGCTCGACGCCGCGACGCTCACGATCAAGTGGATCGGTCAGGGCGGTCAGCTCGAGGTCTACGCGCGGCAATAGCCTCAGCGCTGCGGGATGCCGGAGACGCTCGCGGGATCGTTCGCGATGAGCGGGAGCGACGTCTTCAGCGCCCGCTTCGTCGGCGCCGGGCTGCAGGTCTCGAGCGCCTTCGTGAACTGCTGCGCGTGGTAGTAGCGCCAGCAGGGCAACGGGTGGACGTCGTACGCCTCGCCGAAGCCGATGTGCTTGCCCGCCGCGACGTCGGCGATGCAGGCTGCCCTCTGCTCCGCCGGCAGGAGCGAGAGGGTGAAGTTGCCGATGCCGTGCGGATCCTTCCCGATCGCGTGGAGCACGCGCATCGAGGCGTCGTCGGCGTCCTCCTCGTAGTCGTAGACGCGGACACGTGACATATCGAGCGAGCTGCGGATCGCGACGATGTCGTTCCGCACGCGCGGCTCCGCGCGCACGACGCGATCGAAGAACGTGGCGGTCGGCATCTCGGCGTCGACCTCCTGCTCGAGCGGATGCATTCCGGCCTGGATCTGAGCGAACACGGGGCTGCTCGGGTCGGACGCGGCGCTCGGCGGCAGGCCCTGAAGGAGCGCCGAGATGGCGCCGAGCGAGCCGACGTCGACGGCGTTCGGGGCGGCGCACGCCTCGATCGCCGTCATCGCATCGGCGGTGAGGGCTTCGAGCTCGGCGAGCTCCGTCGCGTTCGGGATCCGCGGCGTCAGGTCCTGCGCCGCGGCGCCGGGGAGGAACTCCATCTGCTTCGTTCCGAGGGCGAGGAGCTTCGGCTGCACCGACGCGCAGACCTCCTGCGTCGCCGGCGTCGGACGCAGCTGGCTGCCGAGGAGACGGATGTAGATGCCGGGCGCGACGACGTTCATGCCGAGGTGCGCGACGGCGCCGTTGCGCGTCTGCCCCTGGAGGAGGCGACCGATCGCCGGCGCGAGCGTCGGATCGTCCGGCTGCGCGGCGCCGAGAATGCCGTCCTCGCTCTCGGTGCCGAGCGTGTACGTGTGACGGACGCGGGCCTGCACGTCGGGGCGAAAGGTCTGGAGGATGAGGTGGCCGAGCTCGTGCGCGATGACGCCGCGGAGCTCGTCGTCCGTGTTGCCGTGCGCGAGGAGGCCGCTGTTCACGAAGAAGCACCAAGGGCTCTTCGGGACGAGCGCCCCGTCCTCGATGAAGTTCCCGAGCGCGAACGCGTTGACCGGAGCCGCCTGGACGATGACGACCGGGGGCGCCTTGTCGAGCCCCGCGGTCTCCTCCGGGAACACCTTCCGGTAGCCCTCGAAGACCTCGCCCACGAGGCGGACGGCGCGCTCGTCGCTGTCGACGCCGGCGACCGTCGCGCCCGCGCCGGTGAACTGCGCGACGAAGCCCGACGCGACGAGCGCCTTGGCCGCGGTCTCGAGCTCCGCGTTGCTCGCAAAGAAGCGATAGAGCTCCTTCGCGTCCGCGCGCGGACCGTAGTCGAGCGTCGAGCAGACGCCGCCGGTGACGAGATCGTCGGCGGATACACCCGAGTCCTCCGCGATAGAGGCGCAGGCGCCGAGCCCCGCGAGGAGAGCCGAAAGCACAAGCAAGCTACGCATGGCGTGCGGGGTAGCACGCCGCCCCGACGCGACCACTCGCGGCCTCTGAAACCGAATACCTTCCCCGAAAAAGCTCGCGCGATCAGCGCTGCATGATGCGCGCGAGCGCGAGGGCGTGGCGGACGTCGATCTCCGCGAGCCCCGCGCGCGCCGCGATCTCCGACGCGCGCGGCGCGCGGCCGAGCTCGGCGCGGAGGACGCGGGCCGCGGCGAGCACCTCCTTCAGCGCCGCCTCGCCGCCGCCGCCGGGGCGCGTCTCGACGCGGTGTCCGCGCGCTTCGATGAGCCGGAGCATCGCGTCGATCTCGTCCGCGCTCACGCTCCGCGCGCCGATCGCGTCGCCGAGCGCGTCGAGCTCGATCGCGGCGCCGGGCTTCGTGTCGGCGAGGAGCCCGTCGACGACGGCGACGAGCTCGGAGCGGAGCGTCACACCTCGCCGCCGGCCGAGAGCGGCCACAGCTTGCGGAAGCCGACCGCGATGACGGCGCCGTCGTCCCGCGCGACGAGCGCGCCCCACCGGCACTTCTCCACCACCTTCGCCTGCACGAGCGTGCCGTCGTCGCCCGCGTAGCGCACCGCCTCGCCCTCCGCGAGCCGCGCGAAGAGCTGCGCGTCGCCCGCGATCTTCGAGAGCGCGAGCGAGACGTCGCCCGTGTACGTGCGCACGTGATCGGGCAGCACGCGACGGAGGCGCACGCCGTCGAGGAGGACGTGCACCTCGCTCCGCGACGCGAACACGACGACGCCGGGCACGATCGTGTTGCGCCCGCCCGCGACGCCGACGACGAGCCCGTGCGCGAGCCCCTGCGGCGGCGCATCGTCCGGCGAGATCCGTCCGCCGAGCCGCTGCCGCGCCGCCTCGATCGACGGCCGCTTCCCGAGCACGCTCCCCCGCGCCCTCGTCTTCACCGGCCCACGACCGGCCGCATCGTCGAGGACCCGGAGACTGACCTTCTTCCCCAAAGCCCCAAAAGCGTAGCAGCAAACGGGGCCCCAAACGCGTAGCAGCAAAACGGGCCCCCAAACGCGTAGCAGCAAAACGGGCCCCCAAACGCGTAGCAGCAAAACGGGCCCCCAAACGCGTAGCAGCAAAACGGGGCTCCAAACGGGGCCCCAAACGCGTAGCAGCAAAACGGGGCCCCAGAAGCGGCCGCGAATGCGGGCGCGAAGCGCCCCGAGCGCGCAGCGCGAGGGCCGTGTCTGGGGTGGGGGTGTCGGGGGCAAAGCCCCCGACGTTGAAAGACTAGGTTCCCAAGCGCTCGAGGGTGAGCACTGGACGCGATGCGTCGCGAGAGCGGGCGAGGTCGATCGTCACGTCGAAGTACCAGTCGTTGTCCTCTTCTTCGTCGAGGAGCACCTGGCGGACGCGCCACACGCCTTCCATGCCGCGATCGATCGCTGTGTGCTTGGGTGCTCTCGCTTCGGGATCGACGCGAATGGAGCGGTGCGTCGTCCAGAACGGCTCGAGCGCCTTCTGGATGCGCGCGCCTTCGCCGGACGCCTCCTCCGGCGTCCTCGCGACGATGCGGCCCGCCTCCGGGAAGTCGCCGCGGGCGAGCGCGCGGACGAGGCGAAACACCTCGTTGCGAACGAGGACGGTGAAGGCCTTCACGTCGTGCGTGATGTCCTTGATGCCGACCGGCTCGAGCTCCTCGCGCTCCGGCGGCTTCTCGAAGAGCTGGTGCGGATCCTTCAGCCGCTCCCACTCGTCGAGGAGGCTCGAGTCGACCTGGCGCACGATCGTGCGGAACGTCGTGATGACGTCGTCGACGCGCTCGTCCTTCGCCCACTCGGGGATCGTCTGCACGAGCGTCTTGTAGACGTCGGAGAGATAACGGAGGAGCACACCTTCGATCCGCTCGAGCCCGTACTCGCGCACGTACTCCTGGAACGACATGACCTGCTCGAGCATGTCGCGCGCGATCGACTTCGGCCGGATGTTCTCGCTCCGAACCCACGGGTGCTTCTCGGCGAAGAGGTTGAAGCTGCCGTAGACGAAGTCGCGGTTCGGCTTCGGGTACTCGAGCTTCTCGAGCTCGGCCATGCGCTCGTCGTACTCGACGCCGGCCGCCTTCAGCTCCGCGACCTTCTCGCCCTTCAGCTTGTCGAGCTGGCGCCGCAAGATCGCGTCCGGGTCCTCGAGGATCGACTCCACCATCGTGAGGACGTCGAGGTCGTAGGTCTCCCGCTCTTTCTCGATCTGCGGGAGCGTGTCGAGGAGGTAGAGCGAGAGCGCGTGGTGGAGCGAGAAGTCCTCGCCGAGGTCGGCGTTGACGACGGGGAAGCGGCGGCCGTCGTCGTCGTAGTCCCAGGTGAGGACGCCGGCCGTGCGGAGCGCCTTCACCATCTCGATCGCCTGCCGTCCGAGGATGCGCTTCTGCGGATGGCGCTCG
This genomic stretch from Labilithrix sp. harbors:
- a CDS encoding Uma2 family endonuclease codes for the protein MVAALSYVRPESGERRIVIHGVRWRDYVIAREALDAPGVRMTYLKGALEIMAPSPEHETAKTTSARLIETYAFLARLPLNGYGSTTFRREAKQRGAEPDECWVVGRTLEAAGGFPDIVFEVIETTPLVDKLEVYDGFGIPEVWIFEDGAFTIHRRKASGGYVLATKSALLPELDFRRIAKLAAMKDQQSALELLERGMRDTRKPKRPRRRT
- a CDS encoding pirin family protein translates to MVNSTTATTTNGFDRGIGKSLRGMATSDGAGVKLTRVIGNALLRRLDPFLMLDEFRSDEPQDYLAGFPDHPHRGFETVTYMIAGRFRHRDNKGHEGILAAGGAQWMTAGRGIVHSEMPEQEEGLVHGFQLWLNLPKKDKMSAATYRDVQAEEIPHVPLGGGVVVRALAGTVGGVIGPIAGRDTEPVYFDVEIPAGATAEIPVPAGHEGFVYPFAGDVAIGNRSLARGELGVLAEGKGTAGVRLTAKSDARVLVVAGKPIGEPVVQYGPFVMTTPEEIEQAIRDFQAGRF
- a CDS encoding M48 family metalloprotease is translated as MRSLLVLSALLAGLGACASIAEDSGVSADDLVTGGVCSTLDYGPRADAKELYRFFASNAELETAAKALVASGFVAQFTGAGATVAGVDSDERAVRLVGEVFEGYRKVFPEETAGLDKAPPVVIVQAAPVNAFALGNFIEDGALVPKSPWCFFVNSGLLAHGNTDDELRGVIAHELGHLILQTFRPDVQARVRHTYTLGTESEDGILGAAQPDDPTLAPAIGRLLQGQTRNGAVAHLGMNVVAPGIYIRLLGSQLRPTPATQEVCASVQPKLLALGTKQMEFLPGAAAQDLTPRIPNATELAELEALTADAMTAIEACAAPNAVDVGSLGAISALLQGLPPSAASDPSSPVFAQIQAGMHPLEQEVDAEMPTATFFDRVVRAEPRVRNDIVAIRSSLDMSRVRVYDYEEDADDASMRVLHAIGKDPHGIGNFTLSLLPAEQRAACIADVAAGKHIGFGEAYDVHPLPCWRYYHAQQFTKALETCSPAPTKRALKTSLPLIANDPASVSGIPQR